From one Thermoproteota archaeon genomic stretch:
- the amrS gene encoding AmmeMemoRadiSam system radical SAM enzyme, producing MAKKCPDDNPYHVVAELQEPLGDGRVRCLACPRKCIIPPGMYGLCKTKLNVDGTLCEVNYSKVSSVAMDPIEKKPFFHFMPGSYAYSIGTVGCNLFCEHCQNWVISQSDPESFRYLRDLPPEEAVREAVELGASSIAFTYNEPTIVSMEWVVDAAKLAKDFGLATLSVTNGYWSEEARERLIPLIDAANVDVKAFTDDFYRKVTKAPFLKPVLDTVLALKRAGKHVEVTYLIIPTLNDGEEEIRAFTRWIVQEVGDDTPVHFSRFYPHFRMKNLPPTPIETIKRAIRIARDEGVKFVYSGNVPGDPDENTYCPRCGTLLIRRYGFTIEKCNLSENSRCPECGESIPIVGPCTESGGWLGYL from the coding sequence ATGGCCAAGAAGTGTCCCGATGATAATCCGTATCATGTGGTGGCCGAGCTTCAAGAGCCTCTAGGAGATGGAAGGGTTAGGTGCCTGGCCTGCCCAAGGAAGTGCATAATCCCACCGGGAATGTACGGCCTGTGCAAGACAAAGCTCAATGTGGACGGTACGCTCTGCGAGGTGAACTACTCTAAGGTCAGCAGCGTGGCCATGGATCCCATAGAGAAGAAGCCCTTCTTCCACTTCATGCCGGGCAGCTATGCCTACAGCATAGGCACGGTGGGCTGCAATCTCTTCTGCGAACACTGTCAGAACTGGGTGATAAGCCAGTCAGATCCCGAGAGCTTCCGCTACCTCAGAGACCTGCCCCCAGAGGAGGCTGTCAGGGAAGCTGTGGAGCTTGGAGCATCAAGCATAGCCTTCACCTACAACGAGCCCACCATAGTGAGCATGGAATGGGTCGTCGACGCGGCCAAGCTGGCCAAGGACTTCGGTCTCGCAACTCTCAGCGTGACCAACGGTTACTGGAGTGAGGAGGCTAGGGAGAGGTTAATCCCCCTGATAGATGCCGCCAATGTGGATGTCAAGGCATTCACCGACGACTTCTACAGGAAGGTGACCAAGGCCCCGTTCCTGAAGCCCGTCTTGGACACTGTACTCGCTCTTAAGAGGGCTGGAAAGCATGTTGAGGTGACTTACCTCATAATACCCACCCTAAATGATGGGGAGGAGGAGATCAGGGCCTTCACTAGGTGGATAGTTCAGGAGGTCGGAGACGACACTCCTGTTCACTTCTCACGTTTCTACCCGCATTTCAGGATGAAGAACCTACCCCCGACCCCGATCGAGACCATAAAGAGAGCTATCAGGATAGCTAGGGATGAGGGTGTTAAATTCGTTTACTCAGGGAATGTCCCGGGCGATCCAGACGAGAACACCTATTGTCCAAGGTGCGGCACTCTACTGATAAGAAGATACGGATTTACCATAGAAAAGTGCAATCTTTCTGAGAACTCGAGGTGCCCTGAATGCGGCGAATCCATACCCATAGTGGGTCCTTGCACCGAATCCGGGGGCTGGCTCGGTTACTTATGA
- a CDS encoding KamA family radical SAM protein: METIVEAGVDILGKIPWKDAPFEEKVQALNEMWKEGEQIKKLLEESTDLEEARKKIYDYLASLEWELRVGRIKLHRIDYWLALEAIKNFRNIISPENEKIATFSTLEYLWRLAKEGERLLDRVSMGFILEFKYLFKAIHGNSNYAKGWIHDLLGEEKARIVHEFLRIGGREGAILRSEYLDEVAKLVKQYFGRFTFGLDPKVIEKREQNIQKILDYFGATRDDWMDYKWHFKHVFKRLEHVDMLKELVPLTEEDVENIKMAIENRIPFGITPYYLHLFDFERADRKWDPQVRAQVIPPRWYLEEMIKHRQDRNYVFDFMKEHDTSPLELVTRRYPMIAILKVADTCPQICVYCQRNWEIEEAFSPVGIPPKALIDKAIEWFANHESMMDVLLTGGDPAVLNDKYMEYIMSRLAEIDHIKSIRVGSRIVVTVPMRITKEYAEMLSSFIEPNKRNVMFVTHVESAEEVTPYMAQAVKTLRDHDIYVYNQQVYQFATSRRFQYVLTRIALKIIGIDPYYNFYPKGKFEQRDFLVPVARLAQERKEEARLLPGQYRTDEPVFNVPALGKNHIRAWQDRELIAIMPETGSRIYVWHPWEKGIAPVDPWPYVDVPIYDYLMRLKEVGEDIKEYESIWYYY, translated from the coding sequence TTGGAGACAATCGTGGAGGCCGGCGTCGATATATTGGGGAAGATCCCTTGGAAGGACGCGCCTTTTGAGGAGAAGGTACAGGCTCTGAACGAGATGTGGAAGGAAGGAGAGCAGATTAAAAAGCTACTAGAGGAGAGCACTGATCTAGAGGAGGCAAGGAAGAAAATCTATGACTACTTGGCATCGCTCGAATGGGAGCTCAGGGTAGGCAGGATAAAGCTTCATAGGATCGATTACTGGCTTGCATTGGAGGCCATAAAGAACTTCAGGAACATAATCTCACCAGAGAATGAGAAGATAGCCACCTTCAGCACCTTGGAGTATCTGTGGCGGCTAGCGAAGGAAGGAGAGAGGCTCCTCGACAGGGTAAGCATGGGCTTCATCCTCGAGTTCAAGTACCTTTTCAAGGCCATCCACGGGAACTCTAACTACGCCAAGGGATGGATCCACGATCTCTTGGGCGAGGAGAAGGCCAGGATAGTCCACGAGTTCCTGAGGATAGGCGGAAGGGAGGGCGCCATCCTCAGGTCTGAGTACCTCGATGAAGTGGCCAAGCTGGTGAAGCAGTATTTTGGCAGGTTCACCTTCGGCCTAGATCCCAAAGTCATAGAGAAGAGGGAGCAGAACATCCAGAAGATCCTCGACTACTTCGGAGCCACTAGAGACGACTGGATGGACTACAAGTGGCACTTCAAACATGTGTTCAAGAGGCTGGAGCATGTGGACATGCTGAAGGAACTGGTTCCCCTGACAGAGGAGGACGTCGAGAACATAAAGATGGCCATAGAGAACAGGATACCCTTCGGCATCACCCCATACTACCTGCACCTCTTCGACTTCGAGAGGGCCGACAGGAAGTGGGATCCCCAGGTCAGGGCTCAGGTGATCCCGCCAAGGTGGTACCTCGAAGAGATGATCAAGCACAGGCAGGACAGGAACTACGTATTCGACTTCATGAAGGAGCACGATACCTCCCCGCTGGAGCTCGTTACTAGGAGGTATCCGATGATAGCCATATTGAAGGTGGCCGACACGTGTCCGCAGATATGCGTCTACTGCCAGAGGAACTGGGAGATAGAGGAGGCCTTCAGTCCGGTGGGCATACCGCCGAAGGCCCTAATAGACAAGGCCATAGAGTGGTTCGCCAACCATGAGTCCATGATGGATGTGCTCCTCACCGGCGGCGATCCGGCTGTCCTAAACGACAAGTATATGGAGTACATAATGAGCCGCCTCGCCGAGATCGACCATATAAAGAGCATAAGAGTAGGGAGCAGGATAGTAGTCACCGTCCCCATGAGGATAACCAAAGAATATGCTGAGATGCTGAGCAGCTTCATAGAACCCAACAAGAGGAACGTGATGTTCGTCACCCACGTGGAGAGCGCAGAGGAGGTCACCCCGTACATGGCTCAAGCCGTGAAGACCCTAAGAGACCACGACATCTACGTGTACAACCAGCAGGTATACCAGTTCGCCACATCTAGGAGGTTCCAGTATGTCCTCACTAGGATAGCCCTCAAGATAATAGGTATAGATCCGTACTACAACTTCTATCCGAAGGGCAAGTTCGAGCAGAGGGACTTCCTCGTTCCCGTCGCGAGGTTAGCTCAGGAGAGGAAGGAGGAGGCTAGGCTCCTGCCCGGTCAGTACAGGACCGACGAACCGGTGTTTAACGTCCCTGCTCTTGGAAAGAACCACATAAGGGCTTGGCAGGATCGTGAACTCATAGCCATAATGCCGGAGACTGGAAGCAGGATATATGTGTGGCATCCGTGGGAGAAGGGCATAGCTCCGGTTGATCCTTGGCCCTACGTGGATGTCCCCATCTACGACTACCTGATGAGGCTTAAGGAGGTCGGGGAGGACATAAAGGAGTACGAGAGCATCTGGTACTACTACTGA
- a CDS encoding branched-chain amino acid ABC transporter permease — protein sequence MQIEFLLSYVPIFTSFVVLFAIYLIAALSLNMEYGYGGIPNFGHVFFISVGAYMAGVLTARVVDYIAGIKAGYCSGQASVLRTEYLSSHPAEAIGLFVASLVLGAFVGGLFGYAASYPALRLKEDFLAITLIFIGDMGRIIARNEEGIVCALTGLTGIANPLSFIKDVHMRSLAYTVVVVAFAVLAYVYVQRLAKSPFGRLLKSVRDDDLAAMALGKVVPRVRGEVMIIGSALAAIAGVLRTFYIQGVVADDFQPLITFLVLTMVILGGMANNKGVIVGTLIMTALDQFISPSFLSLLGIRVEFDVTYMKYIIIGLIIIFVLMFRPQGAIPEGPVETPALELSKSSEWDVGEELKIEEEVSKK from the coding sequence GTGCAGATAGAGTTCCTATTGTCGTACGTACCCATCTTCACATCCTTCGTTGTGCTGTTCGCCATCTACCTTATAGCTGCGCTAAGCCTGAACATGGAGTACGGCTACGGCGGGATACCCAATTTTGGCCACGTATTCTTCATATCGGTTGGAGCCTACATGGCTGGCGTCCTCACGGCTAGGGTGGTGGATTACATAGCCGGGATTAAAGCAGGATACTGTTCAGGGCAAGCATCCGTGCTGAGGACTGAGTACCTGAGCTCTCATCCAGCCGAAGCCATAGGTCTCTTTGTGGCCTCTCTCGTGCTGGGAGCTTTCGTGGGAGGTCTGTTCGGATATGCCGCATCCTATCCCGCGCTGAGGCTGAAGGAGGATTTCCTAGCGATAACCCTCATATTCATAGGAGACATGGGGAGGATCATAGCCAGAAACGAGGAGGGGATCGTTTGCGCCCTTACCGGCCTCACCGGGATAGCTAATCCTCTCTCATTCATAAAGGACGTGCACATGAGGAGCCTCGCTTACACGGTGGTCGTGGTAGCCTTCGCAGTCTTGGCGTACGTGTATGTGCAGAGATTGGCCAAATCCCCGTTCGGAAGGCTGCTCAAATCGGTGAGGGACGATGACCTTGCAGCGATGGCTCTAGGCAAGGTGGTACCTAGGGTGAGGGGAGAGGTGATGATCATAGGAAGCGCCCTAGCAGCAATAGCTGGTGTCCTCAGGACCTTCTACATACAGGGAGTAGTTGCTGACGACTTCCAGCCTCTGATAACCTTCTTGGTCCTCACCATGGTGATACTGGGTGGCATGGCCAACAACAAGGGAGTGATCGTGGGAACCCTGATAATGACCGCCTTGGACCAGTTCATCTCGCCGTCTTTCCTGAGCCTCTTGGGAATAAGGGTTGAGTTCGACGTGACCTACATGAAATATATCATAATAGGGCTGATAATAATCTTCGTCCTGATGTTCAGGCCACAGGGCGCCATACCGGAGGGTCCGGTAGAGACACCAGCCTTAGAGCTCTCCAAATCTAGCGAGTGGGACGTGGGAGAGGAGCTGAAAATAGAGGAGGAAGTTTCTAAGAAGTAA
- a CDS encoding branched-chain amino acid ABC transporter permease, which yields MDLSVPLMNSLTLGSLYTLMALGLTMSFSVTKIANFAHAELVTIGGYVTALLVNWMGYGLGESLIAAFFASALLAVAMDEGVFKPMIKRGSRPLFLLVASIGIGLLVRYILFIYADLNAVITVQAKANVQLIGRFGRAGITTIHLWVFPITIASVVLLHLMFHYTKPGKALRAMADNEDLARVSGVKIYTLRRLMWFIAGGITGIAGGLWSAYSVITPEIGWYALLRIFAASILGGLVSFWGTIAGGLIVGFAENFGITFMNTYFHVSTAYRPLISFVILVIVLLLKPTGFAGIDVIGWIKEKMSKGGE from the coding sequence ATGGATCTGTCGGTTCCGTTGATGAACTCCCTGACCCTAGGGAGCTTGTACACCCTCATGGCCTTGGGCCTCACCATGTCCTTCTCGGTCACGAAGATAGCGAATTTCGCTCACGCCGAGCTGGTCACTATCGGAGGATACGTCACGGCCCTGCTCGTGAACTGGATGGGATACGGACTGGGAGAGTCCTTGATAGCTGCCTTCTTCGCCTCCGCCTTGCTTGCGGTCGCGATGGACGAGGGAGTCTTCAAGCCCATGATCAAGAGGGGATCGAGGCCGCTCTTCCTCTTAGTCGCCAGTATTGGCATAGGTCTGCTGGTCAGGTACATCCTATTCATTTACGCGGATCTCAATGCGGTGATTACCGTACAAGCGAAGGCGAATGTCCAGCTGATAGGGAGGTTCGGTAGAGCGGGCATAACAACCATACACCTATGGGTGTTCCCCATCACCATAGCGAGCGTCGTGCTCCTGCACCTTATGTTCCACTACACCAAGCCAGGGAAGGCTCTGAGGGCCATGGCCGACAATGAGGACCTTGCTAGGGTCTCTGGAGTTAAGATATACACGCTCAGGAGGCTCATGTGGTTCATCGCGGGTGGGATAACCGGTATAGCTGGCGGACTCTGGTCAGCCTACTCCGTGATAACCCCCGAAATAGGATGGTACGCCTTGCTGAGGATATTCGCGGCTTCCATACTTGGAGGGCTGGTCAGCTTCTGGGGGACTATAGCTGGAGGTCTGATAGTCGGTTTCGCTGAGAACTTCGGCATCACCTTCATGAACACGTACTTCCACGTGAGCACGGCCTACAGGCCGTTGATATCCTTCGTAATACTCGTCATAGTCCTGCTGCTCAAGCCGACGGGCTTCGCCGGTATCGATGTGATCGGGTGGATAAAGGAGAAGATGAGCAAGGGAGGTGAATGA
- a CDS encoding ABC transporter ATP-binding protein, with protein sequence MVEYIVETRNLTAGYGKAVIIQDVDFKAEKGKITAIVGPNGSGKSTFLKTLFGLTRVFNGSVIFNGEEITKLPPEVRARKGLGFVFQVNNVFPNLTVRENLEMGAYARKDKEEIRKDMEEILDIFPILRERQKQKAGSLSGGERQMLAMAMALMGRPTLLLLDEPAAALAPKVVTQIFMKIRDIVDTGVTVILVEQHAKRALSFCDMGYVFSSGRIVMKGPGKDLLADEKFVEAFLGKK encoded by the coding sequence ATGGTTGAGTACATTGTGGAGACCCGGAATCTAACTGCTGGTTATGGGAAGGCCGTAATTATTCAAGACGTAGACTTCAAAGCCGAGAAGGGTAAGATCACGGCCATAGTTGGACCAAACGGGTCTGGGAAATCTACCTTCCTCAAAACACTCTTCGGCCTGACTAGGGTGTTCAACGGAAGTGTGATATTCAATGGAGAGGAAATCACGAAGCTCCCGCCTGAGGTGAGGGCTAGAAAAGGTCTGGGATTCGTGTTTCAGGTGAATAACGTATTTCCCAACCTGACAGTCAGGGAGAACTTGGAAATGGGCGCCTATGCTAGGAAGGACAAGGAGGAGATAAGAAAAGATATGGAGGAGATCCTCGACATATTCCCCATTCTCAGGGAGAGGCAGAAGCAGAAAGCTGGCTCCCTGAGCGGTGGAGAGAGGCAGATGCTTGCCATGGCGATGGCCCTGATGGGCAGGCCTACCTTACTCCTCTTGGATGAGCCAGCTGCAGCTCTAGCTCCCAAGGTGGTCACTCAGATCTTCATGAAGATAAGGGACATAGTCGATACGGGTGTCACGGTCATCTTGGTCGAGCAGCACGCGAAGAGGGCGTTGAGCTTCTGCGACATGGGCTACGTGTTCTCCAGTGGTAGGATAGTGATGAAGGGCCCAGGAAAGGATCTTCTAGCGGACGAGAAGTTCGTTGAGGCATTTTTGGGTAAGAAGTGA
- a CDS encoding ABC transporter ATP-binding protein, whose protein sequence is MTAILQVRDVAKYFGGIRAVDGVTFDLNEGQIVGLIGPNGSGKTTLINVISGVYKPNRGKVFFRGEDITGLDPWDIYHKGVVRSFQVPRLFEKMLVVENVMVAHRNQRGENPIIAPFHHLWREQELDYARKSLETIREFGLSRVRNNWATELSGGQMKLVEITRSMMSEPRVLLLDEPAAGVAPKLAREIFSHIVRIRDEYGLTFLIIEHRLDILFDYVERVLVMNYGELIYDGDPDGVYKDPRVIDAYLGE, encoded by the coding sequence ATGACTGCTATCCTACAGGTTAGAGATGTTGCTAAGTATTTTGGTGGTATTAGAGCCGTTGACGGCGTCACTTTTGACTTGAATGAGGGTCAGATAGTTGGTCTGATTGGACCTAATGGGTCCGGGAAGACCACGCTTATCAACGTGATATCGGGCGTCTACAAGCCTAACAGGGGGAAGGTCTTCTTCAGGGGAGAGGACATAACAGGGCTGGATCCATGGGACATCTACCATAAGGGAGTGGTCAGAAGCTTTCAGGTGCCGAGGCTATTTGAGAAGATGCTCGTCGTTGAAAATGTAATGGTGGCCCACAGGAATCAAAGGGGTGAGAACCCGATTATCGCTCCCTTCCACCACCTATGGAGGGAGCAAGAATTGGATTACGCTAGGAAATCCTTGGAGACGATAAGGGAGTTTGGTCTCTCTAGGGTGAGGAACAACTGGGCCACAGAGCTGAGTGGCGGACAGATGAAGCTCGTTGAGATCACTAGGTCCATGATGTCCGAGCCTAGGGTTCTCCTATTGGATGAGCCCGCGGCCGGTGTAGCTCCCAAGCTGGCTAGGGAGATCTTCAGCCACATAGTCAGGATAAGGGACGAGTATGGGTTGACATTCCTGATAATAGAGCACAGGCTAGATATTCTGTTCGATTATGTGGAGAGGGTTCTAGTGATGAATTACGGAGAGCTAATATACGACGGGGATCCTGACGGCGTTTACAAAGACCCTAGGGTGATAGACGCCTATCTAGGTGAGTGA
- a CDS encoding ABC transporter substrate-binding protein — MSSKAWGVISIALFIIGILLGYVAAPGKVSVSTTTVTVGGAGAQTITKTVTVTGTAAAPEQKEYVIGLAIAVTGGYAVDGPRRRNAAILAIEEINAMLEEAGSPVRLKYIHEDTKTSAEGAIAAYEKLASAGVQMVVGPLATSECKAILDYAKSHHMTAISPSSTGTAAMVKNDYCFRMPSPDKYQGPALAKIIWDQGIKKLVIMARSDDYGKGLADLIEENFKKLGGQVVKIIYDHTQPDLSADVERASAAVADFGADAETGVVIIAFDDDGIKILEAARLDPTLSKVRWFGPDSMKRATFLPPKAKEDIAKFLQSVHFMATTPAVGSKENPLVKEFIEKYTKRFGESPEASTYAFYAYDAAWVAGLTVLVAHKYDGRVFQKLVPYISKHFYGVTGWKLLDEYGDAAVPIYDIVAPRVVDGQWTFKTIGKYDGTTKATTFYEQP, encoded by the coding sequence ATGAGTTCGAAAGCGTGGGGAGTAATTTCTATTGCCCTCTTCATCATAGGAATCCTGTTGGGCTACGTGGCCGCCCCTGGTAAGGTGAGCGTCTCCACCACCACCGTCACCGTGGGCGGTGCCGGCGCCCAGACTATCACCAAGACAGTCACCGTGACGGGAACTGCTGCAGCGCCTGAGCAGAAGGAATATGTGATCGGATTGGCCATCGCTGTCACCGGAGGTTACGCGGTGGACGGTCCTAGGAGGAGAAACGCGGCAATCCTAGCCATAGAGGAGATAAACGCCATGCTGGAGGAGGCTGGATCCCCTGTCAGACTCAAGTACATCCACGAGGACACCAAGACCTCCGCCGAGGGTGCTATAGCCGCCTATGAGAAGCTTGCATCCGCTGGCGTGCAGATGGTCGTCGGTCCTCTCGCCACCAGCGAGTGCAAGGCCATTCTCGACTACGCCAAGTCCCACCACATGACCGCCATAAGCCCAAGCAGCACCGGAACTGCTGCCATGGTGAAGAACGATTACTGCTTCAGGATGCCGTCCCCTGACAAGTACCAAGGTCCCGCTCTGGCCAAAATAATATGGGACCAGGGAATCAAGAAGCTGGTCATAATGGCTAGGAGCGACGATTACGGCAAGGGCCTCGCCGATTTGATAGAGGAGAACTTCAAGAAACTGGGTGGTCAAGTCGTTAAGATAATATATGACCACACCCAGCCTGACCTCTCTGCTGATGTGGAGAGGGCTAGCGCAGCCGTGGCTGACTTCGGAGCCGATGCTGAGACTGGCGTCGTCATAATAGCCTTCGACGATGACGGAATAAAGATCCTCGAGGCTGCTAGGCTCGACCCGACGCTCAGCAAGGTCAGGTGGTTCGGACCTGACTCCATGAAGAGGGCCACCTTCCTGCCTCCCAAGGCCAAGGAGGACATAGCCAAGTTCCTGCAGAGCGTGCACTTCATGGCCACTACTCCGGCAGTGGGATCCAAGGAAAACCCGTTAGTGAAGGAGTTCATAGAGAAGTACACCAAGAGGTTCGGTGAGTCTCCTGAGGCCAGCACCTATGCGTTCTATGCTTATGATGCCGCCTGGGTCGCTGGCTTAACCGTACTAGTGGCCCACAAGTACGACGGCAGGGTCTTCCAGAAACTGGTGCCTTACATAAGCAAACACTTCTACGGAGTGACCGGATGGAAGCTGCTCGACGAGTACGGTGACGCTGCAGTGCCTATATACGACATAGTGGCCCCAAGGGTCGTGGATGGTCAGTGGACCTTCAAGACCATAGGTAAGTACGATGGAACTACCAAGGCCACGACCTTCTACGAACAGCCCTGA
- a CDS encoding DUF4349 domain-containing protein produces MNKRYLVAVLTFLTLIVAGYIYYPETEREFPRVRTREMLEGKGGYGSVTPQPETVRTTAIAGEYDKSSAGTDFIPGTFEVGREISITVSMVLEVEDVRNAANKVAQLAYSLGGYVKHSSVTKDRGYLTIKVPKSNLNAAIPQLRSLGEVKLEEINTVDLTDAIVDLEARLRNARSEEQRLLDLLNRAENVRDILEIEDRLSAVRERIERLEAMRESMSKRVDYATVNVDLQKRGAGTKEKSFWDKVIEDAGRALMGSIYILVVGTAFLAIPLLVASLAWIGYKRLKSHTNQAETP; encoded by the coding sequence ATGAATAAGAGGTATTTGGTGGCGGTGTTAACCTTTCTCACGCTGATCGTGGCGGGATATATCTACTATCCGGAAACAGAGAGGGAATTCCCAAGAGTAAGGACCAGAGAAATGTTAGAAGGGAAAGGTGGCTATGGTTCCGTGACTCCCCAGCCAGAGACAGTCAGAACGACTGCTATCGCTGGGGAGTACGACAAGTCCTCTGCTGGGACCGATTTCATCCCAGGAACTTTTGAGGTCGGTAGAGAGATCTCTATCACGGTTTCCATGGTTTTAGAAGTAGAGGATGTGAGGAATGCGGCAAATAAGGTGGCACAATTGGCCTACTCGCTTGGTGGTTACGTTAAGCACTCCAGTGTGACTAAGGACAGGGGGTATCTCACCATCAAGGTACCTAAGAGCAACTTAAACGCTGCGATCCCTCAGTTGAGGTCCTTGGGTGAGGTGAAACTGGAGGAGATAAACACAGTAGATCTGACGGATGCTATCGTTGACCTGGAGGCTAGGTTGAGGAACGCTAGGTCGGAGGAGCAGAGGTTACTGGATCTTTTGAACAGGGCGGAGAATGTGAGGGATATACTCGAGATAGAGGATCGCCTCTCAGCTGTCAGGGAGAGAATAGAGAGGCTGGAGGCGATGAGAGAGAGCATGAGTAAGAGGGTGGACTACGCCACCGTTAACGTGGATCTCCAGAAGAGAGGGGCTGGTACGAAGGAAAAGAGCTTCTGGGATAAGGTAATCGAGGATGCGGGCAGGGCCCTGATGGGCTCCATATATATCTTGGTAGTCGGGACCGCTTTCCTAGCGATACCCTTACTAGTCGCGTCCTTGGCTTGGATCGGTTACAAAAGGCTTAAATCTCACACTAATCAAGCGGAGACTCCCTGA
- a CDS encoding pyridoxal-phosphate dependent enzyme: MAELWEQIGNTPVVEVDGILFKLEYLNPGGSHKDRMAVSMLLDLVDRRGRVGAIVEATSGSTGVALSLYGKLMGFEVYIVAKETASPVKISLMRRLGAHVTLCPNVPPDDPRSIFSVAERIQRERDAHFLMQDSNPANPRGQESMAREIIEQIGKIDVFVMGVGTGGTITGVGRILKEEYDTRIIAVTPVGSEIAKKFGIEGEFRGEIDGYDSFHIPENLDLSIVDEVRAVSPDEAILWARRLVERGVLGGMSTGAHYKVAKEVLKEYGGRVLTVAADHLLFHPNILE, encoded by the coding sequence ATGGCTGAACTCTGGGAGCAGATCGGAAACACCCCGGTTGTTGAGGTGGATGGCATCCTATTCAAGCTTGAGTACCTGAATCCAGGAGGTAGTCACAAGGACAGGATGGCCGTGTCCATGCTCTTAGATCTTGTTGACAGGAGGGGGAGAGTGGGAGCAATAGTAGAGGCCACAAGTGGGAGTACAGGTGTTGCTCTATCCCTTTACGGTAAATTGATGGGATTTGAGGTCTACATAGTGGCTAAGGAAACTGCCAGCCCCGTTAAGATATCCCTAATGAGGAGGTTAGGTGCTCACGTCACCCTCTGCCCCAACGTCCCTCCTGATGATCCTAGAAGTATATTCTCCGTCGCCGAGAGGATACAGAGGGAAAGAGATGCTCACTTCCTCATGCAGGACTCAAATCCTGCGAACCCTCGGGGACAGGAGAGCATGGCCCGGGAGATAATTGAACAGATCGGGAAGATAGATGTCTTCGTCATGGGGGTAGGAACTGGTGGGACGATCACGGGCGTCGGCCGTATACTCAAGGAGGAGTATGATACCAGAATAATTGCAGTTACGCCGGTAGGTTCGGAGATCGCCAAGAAGTTCGGGATAGAGGGGGAGTTTAGAGGTGAGATCGATGGTTACGACTCCTTCCACATACCCGAGAACCTAGACCTGTCTATAGTGGATGAAGTGAGGGCTGTCAGTCCTGATGAGGCTATCTTATGGGCGAGGAGGTTAGTGGAGAGGGGGGTGCTCGGAGGAATGTCAACAGGTGCTCACTACAAGGTAGCTAAGGAGGTGTTGAAGGAGTACGGGGGGAGGGTCCTGACCGTTGCGGCCGATCACCTCTTGTTCCATCCAAATATACTGGAATAG